TGGGGGTCTCTCGTCTGACGGCTGCGCCCTCAGCCTGGTCATCGTCAAGGTCCCTGTACCTGAGTTCGGGCCTTCGAACGACTGATGCCGGGTTACGCCCTAGCGGGCGTGACCCGGCATGAGTTGTCCTGTCCACAACACATGGTGCGCGCGTGAGATCCGACTCGACGCACCATCCGAGCGAACGAGGCCCCACATCCGCCACGGATGTGGGGCCTCGTTCTGTCCGGGGCTGCCCGGCGGGTGCCGCCGGAGATCCTGAGGAGCCTGCGAGCTCGCGGGCCGCTACTCCGCTCGGCGCAAGCGTGAGCCACACCCCTCCCGGTGATCACCCAAGCCGCAGACAACGGTCATATCCCCCCGATAACCTTGACCCAGGGTGAGCGGCCGACCGCCAGCCGCAGCGACGAGGAGGAGACGATGGGGGATTCGTATCAGGTCGATCCGGAACTGCTACCGCAGGCGATCGCGGATCTGATCGAAGCGCGCAGTCAGTTGCGGGATCTGAGGCAAAAGGCACAGGAACTGGCCAGAAATCGACCCGGGCGCGGCGCCGATCAGGTCAGCCTCAATTCAGGGACCGAACTTTCGCGCGTGGCAGGCGATGCATCAAGTGGATCGCTCATCCACACCGTGAATATGTACGAGGAGGCCATCGACGCGACCCTGGAAAACTTCCGCCAAATGCTCGCATCATATCTTGAGCTGGAGGACGTTAACCAGATACCTGATTTCGAGGGCGAACCGACGCCATACTCATCGAGCCCCAGCTATGCCGAGCAAGAGCGCGCCAGGCAAGGCTACCATCACGGCAATGGGAATATCGCAGTCTAACCCGAGAAGAAATCGGTAACCACGTGAAGAAGCTTCGTCGATTCAGCACGGCAATAGTCGCAGTACTCACAATCCTGATTCTCGTTTCATGCAGCACAACCGAGGATGGGCAGGCCAATCCGACCGAGACAACCGCAATACCTACGACAACCGACGACACAGAATCTACCGGCACGAACAACGACAGCCTGGCTCCTCCAGTTGAGGATCCAAAAGATGTCGGCGGCGTAGATATCTGCACGGTTCTCGCCCCAGAAAGCGCCACAGAGCTGGGGTTCGATCCAGAGGGAATCCCGCAAGAAAGCGCCGTTAATGCCAGTTCAGATCCCTGCTCGTGGGAAACCACTGGAAGGAACGACGGCTCGGGAGTCTACATATACTCTGACGTCGACCGCACTGGACTCAATGAGATGTACCTGCTACGCGGTGACGCGTATCCAGACTTTCGCGAATTTGAGATCGCAGGCTATCCTGCGGTACAAGCGTCGCTTGGTGGCGCCACTGACACCTCCTGCGAGATCCATATCGGAGTCGCGGAAGATCAATTCATCACCATTAGTGCAGGGCTGGGATTCGACGAAGAAGGCGACCCATGCCAACTAGCAGTTCGTACGGCCGAATCCGTAGTTCCTGGACTGCCAACCGCCGAGTGATACCTGACTTCGAGGGCGAACCGACGCCATACTCATCGAGCCCCAGCTATGCCGAGCAAGAGCGCGCCAGGCAAGGCTACCATCACGGCAATGGGAATGTGGCAGTTTAAAGGACGACGGGAGATGGGCATGAAGACCGCAAAGCCAGCACAAAACGCTTTTATCTCGTTTACCGCGTCGATGATAATTGCCGCAGTCGCCCTCACTTCTTGCAATGAGACTGAAGGCGGACAGGGAATGCCCGATGAATCACCTTCCTCCATTCCTCCGGCAGCCGATCAGAGCAGCGAAGGAAGTACGACTCAAGCGGCGGACCTCCTCGCGCCCCCGGTCGAAGAACCCAAAGAAGTCGACAACGTCGACACCTGTACGCTCTTCACCACCGAGGACGCTTCCCGCCTGGGATATGATCCCGCCGGAATTCCCGAAGATGGCGCCGCTGGAACAGAATACGCTTCTTGCACATGGCGTCCATCGGGACAACGCGATGGCGGAGTGACAATCTGGGCCGATGTCGAACGGAACGGGATCAGCGAAATGTACCGACTTCCCCGAGAGACCTACCCCGATTTCCGAGAATTCGAGGTAGCGGGATACCCGTCCGTTCAAGCGTCACTTGGCGAATCAACCGATAGTTCATACTTTATCCACGTTGGAATTTACGACACTCAGTTCGTTTCCTTCGGTTCCAGTATAGGGATATGGCCAGGATGGCGATCCCTGCGTACAGGCAGAATCCTTCGCTGAAGCCCTCGTACCTAGTCTTCCAACGGCGTAAAAGGAGGTCGCATAAATGCCAGAACTCGTCCTGAGAACCACCAACGAGTCGTTCGACGGCAAGACCGCGCATCAGATCAAGGCTGAGGTCGATGCGGACGGGCATAATGGCAGTTTCAATACCGCCTACGCTGGCTGGTCTGACGTCAGCACGAAGTTCGCCGATATCGGGGACTACATCGACTCGGCATTGCGGAAGGCGGCGGGTGCGCACGCCGGTGCGGCGGCGGATGCGTCGCAGGGAGCAGTCGCTCCGCTTTCCGAGTACGCCCGGCAGGGACAGGCGCAAGCCGATGCCATCCGAGACGTGATCAGTGCGCAACAGCTGACTCATCTCACCGTCGAGAACGAGACCCCAGCAGGCCAGGCTGCGCCGCCGCAGAAGGAGGGATTCGAGCAGGTACTGCCGTCGCAGTGGACCGGGCATGGCGACCGGATGGATGCCTACGAGGCCGAGAATCAGGCGGCTCGCGATGCGATGTACGCCTATCAGAGCGAGACGAACGCGCGGCTCAGCGCAGTCCCACTCTTCGAGGAGCCGCCGCAGGTCGAGTACTCGGCGAAGGGGTCCACGCCGACCGACGTCAGTCCAGGTGGCGGCAATGTGATCACTACACCGCCGTCCGGTATCGGCGGGCCGGGGACCGGCGGCGGGGGCGGGTTCGGCGGGCTTCCCGGCGGGTCCGGGGGCGGCTGGGCCTCGCCGGGTGACGTGCCCGGCGGTGGCTCTGGCGGGACTCCTCCCGGCGGAGGCGTCAGCCCGCCTGCAGGTGGTGGGAACGGCGGGCCTCCTCCCGGTGGTCCTGCGCCCGGCATCAGCCCCGATCACCACATCTCCAACCCGACACCGGTCGCACCTGCCCCAGGGCCGAACGTGCCGCCCGGACACCTCGGCCCGACGCCGCCCGGGGGCGGCTACGGGCAGCCGGGGCCCGGTGGCTTCCTTCCCGGCGGGGGTGCAGGCGGGCCGGGCGGCCACGCAGGCGGTCCCGGCGGCGGACGCGGGCCCGGCGGTCTGGGCGGTCCTGGCGGCGGGCGGATGCCTGGCGGATTCGGCGGCGGTCCGGGCGGTACCGGTGGCGGCTTCGGCGGCGGTGGGCGAATGCCGGGCGGCTTCGGGCCGGGCGGCGCCGGTGGGTTCGGCCCCGGCGGCCCCGGTGCTGGTGGGCTCGGTGCGGGCGGGACGACGGGTGTCGGCGGTCCCGGTGGCCGGCTGCCGGGCGGATTCGGGCCTGCGGGCGGCGGCTTCGGGCCCGGTGGCGGTGGTGCTGCGGGCGGCGGCATGGCCGGTGGTGGCGCGGGCGGCCGGGGAGGACCCGGCGAGGAGGACAAGGAGCACAAGCGCGCCGACTACCTCTTGGAGACCGAGGACGTCTTCGGCGACGGAATCAAGGTCGCGCCGGCCGTGTTCGGCGAGAACCCGCCCGGATACGGTGGGTGACAGTGGACGTCAGGGGGCGCATCACTCTGTCCGCCCTAGAGGTGGACAGCATTCTCACCACACTCAAGACCGCACTGCCCACCGCGTTCCAGTTTCTCGGTTTCGGGGACACCGAGGACGAGCGCAGGCAGCTGCATCGACAGGCTTGGCAGGGCCTGGAGCGCAAGGGCCTGGTGGAACGCGGCGAACTCCACCCGTTCCTGGTCAACGCCTTCCGGGTACTCGCCCGTCCCACCCAGTCGATCTGGGCCTTCATCCAGCTGGGCGGTATGGAGGAGATCGACGCCGTGATCGCGGCAAGCGGGGAGTTCGCCGTGCTCGCCGCCCATCATGGGCACAAGGACCGCCACCCTCATGATCGTGACCTGAACCTGGACCCGGTACGCGGCTCCGGACTGCCGTGGGCGGCGGCCGGGCTGCTTCCCGAGCATCAGGCAGGCCCCGGTCGGTCGGTGAACTGCTCCTCGGCCGAGATCGAGGCAGCGGGAAAGCTGATCGGTCGCGATTCCGGTGCGGCACGCAACGCCTTCATCCAGTCGGGAATCCGACCAGCCGACGCGGACATGCTGGCCACGGTGCTCTCGGCAAGGCGAGTGCGATTCGGCGAGTTCAGTGCCCGCAGCTTCGACCAGCTCAGTGGGCGGACGCGGAAGTCGGAGTTCCGCGCCGACATCCTGGACACCGTGGCGGGGCGGTACCTCCTCCAGCACAAACCCGATCGAAGCGGCGGCCGCTGGTTCACCATGACGCCGACCGACCGCAGTCGCTTCGCCGGTCAGCTCGACGAGGTCCTGCAGTCCGTGGCGCCTCGGCGGCGCTGAGCCGCTGCTCCGGGTCCCGAGCACCGGGCTGCCCGCGTTCGACGCGGGCAGCCCACACCGGCCGTCGGTCGGCACAGGGCCGCAGTTCACCGGCCGGTCTCAGCCGTCGCGAACGACAGAGCCGAGCCGCTGAGCAGCACCGGGCCGACCGACCGTGGGGAGCGCGACGACATTGATCAGCAGTCGACGGCGATGAATCGACGGCTATCGGATCGCGAATCCACGGCGCTGAAGGTCGACGATGCCGAGCACAAGCACCAGAGCACGGAAGTTCGGGGCCCCGGACCGCGCCGTGGAAACGCGGACGGAGGCCGCCACGCTCCCGGCGGCCGCCATCGGCTTCGCCGCCTCTTGGCTCACCAGGATCGGCTCGGATCGCCGAAGGCCACGCCCGTCGAGTCAGAAGCGCGGGTGCTGACCGATCATCGTCACCCTCGGCGCGGCGGTGCCGTCGGTGTTCACCGCGACGTCGCCGGAGCGGGCGACCTCACCGAGCACCCAGGCGGGGACGTGGCGGGCGGTGAGCAGCGCCAGCGCGCGGTCGGTGTCCTCGGCGGCCACCACGGCGACCATGCCGACGCCCATGTTGAAGGTGCGCTCCATCTCCTCGCGGGCCACCCGGCCACGCTGGGCGATCAGCGAGAACACCGGCGAGGGCGTCCAGGTGCCCCGGTCGAGCACGGCGGTCAGGCCGTCGGGGATGACGCGCGTGAGGTTGCCTGCCAGGCCGCCGCCGGTGATGTGGGACAGCGTCCGCACATCGGTCTCGGCGATCAGCGCCAGGCAGTCCTTGGCGTAGATGCGGGTGGGCTCGAGCAGTTCGTCACCCAGGGAGCGGCCGAACTCCTCGACGTGCCCGGACAGCGGCATCCGCGCGATGTCCAGCAGCACGTGCCTGGCCAGCGAGTATCCGTTGGAGTGCAGGCCGGACGAGCCCAGTGCCAGGACCACGTCGCCGGGGCGGACCCGGTCCGGACCCAGCACGGAATCGGCTTCGACGACGCCGACGCCGGTGCCGGAGATGTCGTAGTCGCCCTGGACCATCAGCCCGGGGTGCTCGGCGGTCTCGCCGCCGAGCAGGGCGCAGCCCGCCTGCACACAGCCCTCGGAGATGCCCTTGACCAGCTCGGCGATGCGCTCCGGGATGACCTTGCCGACCGCGATGTAGTCCTGCATGAACAGCGGCTCGGCACCGCACACCACGAGGTCGTCCATCACCATCGCGACCAGGTCGATGCCCACCGTGTCGTGCCGGTCCAGTGCCTGGGCAATGGCGATCTTCGTGCCGA
The Actinoalloteichus fjordicus DNA segment above includes these coding regions:
- a CDS encoding DUF3558 domain-containing protein, whose protein sequence is MKKLRRFSTAIVAVLTILILVSCSTTEDGQANPTETTAIPTTTDDTESTGTNNDSLAPPVEDPKDVGGVDICTVLAPESATELGFDPEGIPQESAVNASSDPCSWETTGRNDGSGVYIYSDVDRTGLNEMYLLRGDAYPDFREFEIAGYPAVQASLGGATDTSCEIHIGVAEDQFITISAGLGFDEEGDPCQLAVRTAESVVPGLPTAE
- a CDS encoding DUF3558 domain-containing protein, with product MGMWQFKGRREMGMKTAKPAQNAFISFTASMIIAAVALTSCNETEGGQGMPDESPSSIPPAADQSSEGSTTQAADLLAPPVEEPKEVDNVDTCTLFTTEDASRLGYDPAGIPEDGAAGTEYASCTWRPSGQRDGGVTIWADVERNGISEMYRLPRETYPDFREFEVAGYPSVQASLGESTDSSYFIHVGIYDTQFVSFGSSIGIWPGWRSLRTGRILR
- a CDS encoding ESX secretion-associated protein EspG; amino-acid sequence: MDVRGRITLSALEVDSILTTLKTALPTAFQFLGFGDTEDERRQLHRQAWQGLERKGLVERGELHPFLVNAFRVLARPTQSIWAFIQLGGMEEIDAVIAASGEFAVLAAHHGHKDRHPHDRDLNLDPVRGSGLPWAAAGLLPEHQAGPGRSVNCSSAEIEAAGKLIGRDSGAARNAFIQSGIRPADADMLATVLSARRVRFGEFSARSFDQLSGRTRKSEFRADILDTVAGRYLLQHKPDRSGGRWFTMTPTDRSRFAGQLDEVLQSVAPRRR
- the purM gene encoding phosphoribosylformylglycinamidine cyclo-ligase, which gives rise to MEPVVTAQTEMSGATYAAAGVDISAGDEAVERLKPWAARATRPEVLGGLGGFAGLFKLKLDRWREPVIASSTDGVGTKIAIAQALDRHDTVGIDLVAMVMDDLVVCGAEPLFMQDYIAVGKVIPERIAELVKGISEGCVQAGCALLGGETAEHPGLMVQGDYDISGTGVGVVEADSVLGPDRVRPGDVVLALGSSGLHSNGYSLARHVLLDIARMPLSGHVEEFGRSLGDELLEPTRIYAKDCLALIAETDVRTLSHITGGGLAGNLTRVIPDGLTAVLDRGTWTPSPVFSLIAQRGRVAREEMERTFNMGVGMVAVVAAEDTDRALALLTARHVPAWVLGEVARSGDVAVNTDGTAAPRVTMIGQHPRF